Part of the Cyanobacteria bacterium QS_8_64_29 genome is shown below.
CTGCAGCGCAACCCCACCGAGGCAGAAATGGCGCAGGAGCTGGATGTCTCGCTGCCCCAACTGCGCCAGCTATTGCAACTGCGGCGGCAGTCGCTCTCGCTCAACCACCGCGTCGGCAAAGGGGAAGACACCGAGCTAGTGGAACTGCTTGAAGACAGCGACCTGCAGCTGCCCGAGGAGCAGATGAGCGAAGCGATGATGAACCAGGAGCTGCGCGGGATCCTGGGCGAGGTCCTATCCGAGCGCGAAAAAGATGTCATCTCGCTGCGCTATGGCCTCAATGCCGCTCAGCCCTACACGCTCGAGGAGGTAGGCGCCATGTTCGATCTCTCGCGCGAGCGCGTCCGCCAGATCCAGAGCAAGGCCATGCGCAAGCTGCGCCGCCCCCAGGTGGCACGCCGGCTCAAGGGCTGGTTGAACTAGCCGCTGCCAGCGATCGCGCAAACGCCTGGATGGCGCGGGCGACGGCTTGGGGGCGATCCAGATGCGGCGCGTGGCCGGCGCCCGGAATGCGCGCCAGCTGGGCGCGGGCGATCGCCCGGTGGAACCGCTCGGCATCGCCCAGGGTCCGATCCTGCTCCCCCCAGACGATCAGGGCAGGCTGCGACAGCTGCGGGATATGCGGGGCCAGGTGGGTATAGCCGCCGCTGCGGGTAAAGCGACGCAGGGCCTCGTGCCACCCCGGCATGGCCAGCGGCAAGCTAAAGCAGCGCAGCACCTCCAGCGCCGCCGGATCCAAAACGCCCGTGCGCTCGGCCCAGAACTGGGCCTGCAGCTTGCGCTGGCGCCAGAAGGCAACTGCCAGCCCATCCAGCGGCGGAAGCAGCCACGGCCCAATGGCAAAGTTGCCCGAGTACCCCACGCTGTCGAGCGCCACAACCGCACGCACCGCGTGGGGATAGCTCAGGGCCCAGTCGAGGGCCGCTGCCCCGCCCATTGAGACCCCAACCGCCACCACCGGCTGCCCGATGCGGGCTTGCCAAAAGGCGTGGAGGTGGGCCTTGAGCGCGGCCGGGCCGTAGGGGAGCTGGGGCCAGCGCGCGGTAAAGCCAAACCCCACCAGATCCAGCGCCCACCGCTCGCCGAGCGGAGCCAGCTCGGGCATGAGGCGGTAGAACTCCAGCAGCGAGCTATCGAAGCCGTGCAGCAGCAGCAGCGGCGGCTCGCTGCCGCTGCCCTCGCCCCAACGGGCAAATGCTGTCGGCAGGGGCTGGGGATGGAGCGGCGTTGGAACGGCTGCCCGCTGCGCGCTGCGGGCTAGGGCAATCGCCGCCGGATCCTGCAACTGCCGGACGGCACTGGGGAAAAACGCCGGAAACGCCATGGCGCGCGAGCGGCTCCCTCAGCCGGGATCGTGGCAGGATCGGAGGCAGACCGCTCGACCGGAGCCGCTATGGCAGACGACAACAACAACTATTCCTGGCGCGGCAGCCCCAATGCCGGCTTGGTGCTCACCATCCTGGCGATCGCCGGCGGCATTGCCATCGTGGCGTTGGGCTTTGCCGGCTAGCCGCCGCTAGGACCGGGGCGAGACCGGGTCGTGGGGACCGGATTGCCCCGACAGGCGCTGCGCCCGGTAGAAGGTCACCGTATCGAACAGCACGCTCACCAGGGCGCAGGCACCGGCGATTGCCACTCCCCCCTGCCAGGGGCGACCGCCGCCAAAAATGGCCAAAAAGGACTGCAGCTGCGCCAACCCCGTTTGCGCCGTTTCTTGCCCGATCCCCACGCGCTCGGCCAGCCACAGTACGCCGCCAATCCCGGCCAGGGTCAAAGCCGGTGCCATGAAGCTCAGCAGGGCCGTTAGCAATAGCGAGCGCAGTAAGGGGGCGAAAGTACGCATACGGTGAGCTCGTACGGTAAGGAACTCGGGTGGGCGGCGCCGCCCGAGCGGCAGGGTTTAACATTGAGCGTAGACGCGATGCGCGCGCGTGCACAGGCCTTTGTTAAAGAATGCAAATGGGTGACGGCGGAGTGGTATCCTAAGCGCACGCGGATCGAGCGCCGCTGCGATTGCGATCGCCGGCGCGATGGCACTAGCGAACCCCAATCGAGCTAAGCATGGTCAGTACCCAACAAAAGACGGGCGTCGGCCGGGTCGTTCAGATTATCGGCCCTGTCGTTGACGTCGAATTTCCCAGCGGCGAGCTGCCGCGCATCTACAACTCCCTGCGCATCGAGGGCAAAAACCAAGTTGGCGACAACATCTCGATTACCTGCGAGGTGCAGCAACAGCTCGGCGACAGCCAGGTGCGCGCCGTCGCCATGAGCAGCACCGACGGCTTGGTGCGCGGGATGGAGGTCGCCGATTCGGGCGCCCCCATTAGCGTCCCGGTGGGCAAAAGCACCCTGGGGCGCATGTTCAACGTGCTGGGCCAGCCCATCGACAACCGGGGCAAGGTGTCGGCGGAGGAGACCTATCCCATCCACCGCTCGGCGCCGGCAATGACCGACCTCGAAACCCAACCCACCATCTTCGAGACCGGCATTAAGGTCATCGATCTGCTGGCCCCCTACCGGCGCGGCGGCAAGACCGGCCTGTTCGGCGGCGCCGGTGTGGGCAAAACTGTCATCATTCAAGAGCTCATCAACAACGTGGCCAAGGCCTACGGCGGGGTCTCGGTCTTCGGCGGCGTGGGCGAGCGCACGCGCGAAGGCAACGACCTCTACGC
Proteins encoded:
- a CDS encoding 2-hydroxy-6-oxohepta-2,4-dienoate hydrolase — translated: MAFPAFFPSAVRQLQDPAAIALARSAQRAAVPTPLHPQPLPTAFARWGEGSGSEPPLLLLHGFDSSLLEFYRLMPELAPLGERWALDLVGFGFTARWPQLPYGPAALKAHLHAFWQARIGQPVVAVGVSMGGAAALDWALSYPHAVRAVVALDSVGYSGNFAIGPWLLPPLDGLAVAFWRQRKLQAQFWAERTGVLDPAALEVLRCFSLPLAMPGWHEALRRFTRSGGYTHLAPHIPQLSQPALIVWGEQDRTLGDAERFHRAIARAQLARIPGAGHAPHLDRPQAVARAIQAFARSLAAASSTSP